The sequence below is a genomic window from Anaeromusa acidaminophila DSM 3853.
GCGTGGGAGAAAAAAGCAAAGACAGGCTTACTGCAGCGTGATGATATGCTACAGGGTTTTCTGGATGAACTTCGTAACGCTTTTATGACGAGCGTACCCGGTGTGTCGCAGACGCTGAAATCCATTGGTATTACTAGCAGCAGTTATGCGGACTATGGTAAGCTTACGATTGATGAGTCTACATTGAAAGCGGCTATAAAGACCGATCCGGAAGGGGTTATGAATCTTTTTAGTCAGAAGTCGACGACGTATAGTACTTCGGCGGTGCGGTCTCTTAGCGGTAGTGAGCAGACAGTTCGGTATAAAGAAGAAGGCTATGGCATGCGTTTCTACGATATATTCCAAAAATATGTCGGTACCAGTCGTGACTCTGCAGGCAATAAGGGATTGTTATTGGAAAAAGCAGGTCTGGCAGATGATGCTAGTTCGACGGACAATTCTCTTAGCGATCAATTGGAAGACATGAAAGAGCGCATTACCAACGAGGAAAAGCGTTTAAGCTTGGTGCAAACGCGATATTATACGGAATATACGAATATGGAAACGTATTTGAACAAGCTGACGACGCAGATGTCGGTATTCAGTAATAACAGCAGTGGTGGATAGGGGAGGGAAACTTCCTTGACGGAAATGGAAGGCCAAGCTTTTTTTAAAGAAGAGCTGCGGCTTTTAGAAAACTTGGCGGAAAACAGCAAACGGCAAATGCATAAGCTGGAAAAGCGTCTTTGGGTGGGCTTGCGCCGGCTGAGTGAAGAACGCGACGGATATTTACGCCTTTGGCAGGAGCGGAAGAGCCAGCGTGAAGAAGCCTGGAAGGTTGGGAGCAGTTCTTTGCAAGCCTTGCGGGAACAAGTTCGTTCTAAACAGGCGGAAGTGGAACGGCTTCATGCAGAATTGATGCAAGAAACCGAATGCGCTAAGCGGGTTCAAGCCTTGAAATTACAACAGGTTAACAAAGGGCAGGTTATGAAAAATCAATATGAAGGTCCGGCGCCCACCTCTATACGGTGGAATATTCAAGGATGATAAAATGCCTGGTGGAATCGGAAATTTCACCAGGTGTTTTTTATGTCTGGGTATGGGTGGTGTGAAATGAAAACATACACAGTGGAGGAAGGCTTGAATCTGGCGCATGGCGGCAAGCTTCGGGAAGCGGCTATTTATTTCTGTCAGGCTGTCAAAGAAGAGCCGCATAATCCGGCGCTATATCAGCGCTTGGGCGAACTGCTGGTAGCATTAGAAGAATGGGATCATGCGCAGGCTTGCTTTGGACAACTGCTGGCCTTAGCTCCAGAACACGCAGAGGCCTATAACTATATGGGCGTTATTTTGAAGCGCAAAGAGTACTTGGCAGAAGCGGAGGCATGCTATCGGGAAGCGGTTGAATTAAAGCCAGATTATGCGGAAGCCTTTCATAATATGGGGAATTGCTTGCTGCGCCAGGAAAAGTATGCCGAAGCAGAGGCGGCGTACTTGAAGGCGGTGGAATTGCAACCGGATTTGTTGAAAGCCCGTTTCTCGTTAGGGATCTACTACTTGCTTATGGGGCAGCGAGAAAAGGGCTGGAAATGGTATGATGCGCGTTTAGATTGGAAAGACTCTTTTCATATGGACATTCCTATTTGGCAGGGAGAAAGCTTAGCAGGGCGAAGAATTCTTCTGTTTTACGAGCAAGGCTTTGGCGACATGTTGCATTGCTTGCGTTATGTCCCGCAAATTGTGAGGCAGGCGCAGGAAGTAACGGTTTGGATTCAAGAGCCCTTGGCAAGATTGCTTAAAGAAATGAAGCCAGCGTATAAGGTTTGTACCAGCAACCGTCAACTGGACGCAGCGCAGTTTGATTTTGCGTGTTCTATTTTCAGCCTGCCAGCGAAGCTGCCGTCTTTAGAGGCTGC
It includes:
- a CDS encoding tetratricopeptide repeat protein; this encodes MKTYTVEEGLNLAHGGKLREAAIYFCQAVKEEPHNPALYQRLGELLVALEEWDHAQACFGQLLALAPEHAEAYNYMGVILKRKEYLAEAEACYREAVELKPDYAEAFHNMGNCLLRQEKYAEAEAAYLKAVELQPDLLKARFSLGIYYLLMGQREKGWKWYDARLDWKDSFHMDIPIWQGESLAGRRILLFYEQGFGDMLHCLRYVPQIVRQAQEVTVWIQEPLARLLKEMKPAYKVCTSNRQLDAAQFDFACSIFSLPAKLPSLEAAVPYLWAASKNREAWYKKLGPVAKGRLKVGVVWAGNPEHSNDENRSSSFAEFRRLFAIPGVLWVNLQVGEEQKRFEEISDAERLFDTAGELTDFAETAGVIANLDLVIAVDTAVAHLAGAMGKPTWLLVPYHPEWRWELKREDCFWYPTMRLFRQTVRGDWQEVLQRVAVALTEQVSSTEGRA